From the bacterium genome, the window GCTGCTGCGGTGTCAGGTCGGCGTGATGCACACCCACTCCATGCTCCAGCCAATGCGCCAACGGCCCGGCCAGCGAGGGACCGCTGCGAATCGCCCAGCGATCCTCCTCCGTCAGGACCGGCGCCGCGACGCGGCGCTCGGCCAGCGCCTGCGCCCGACGGTGGCAGTCGGATTTCGACGGGCAAAACACCAGGATGCGCTCGCCGCGATCGGCCAGCGCATCCAGCAGCGCCAACGGACGCTCCGCCTCCGGCAACGTGCTGTCCCAGGGCAGCGTCTCCTCGCCGGTCTCGGCGGAATTGTGCTCGCGGAAACGGAACCGCCCCTCGTGCAGCACCCCGAGACGCAGCTCCACCGGACGCCGCCGCACCGTCAACACCGGCGCGCGCAGATAGCGCGACAACGCCTCCGCCTGCGGCAGATGCGACGCCAGCAGGAGCACCCGCGGCCGATGTGCCGCCGCCGCCAGCACATCGCACAGCGACGCCACCACCGGCCCGCGCCGCGCATCGCCCAACAGTTGCGGCTCATCGAAAATCACCAGGTCGATCGCCGAAAGCAGATCCAGGTGCGACAGCAACAGCGCATGGAACTTCTCATAGACCGTGACCGCGATGTCGAAATCCCCGCGCCGCAAACGCCCGTCGGCGCCGCGCCGGTCGCGCGTCGAGACCGCCACACGAAACCCCAGCGGGGGGAGGGCAAAGATTTCGTGCCAACGCTCGTGCTTCTGCGCGACCAGCGCCTTCAGCGGCGCCACATACACCACCCGGCGCCGCCGCGCCAACGAACCCGCCGCCGCCACCTCCGCCAGGAAGGTCTTTCCCGACGAGGTCGGCGCGACCACAATCAAACTCCCGCGCCCGCACAGATCATGCGCGCGCACCGCGTCCGCCTGCCAATCCAGCAACTCCGCCCCGGTCGTCGCGCCCCACCGCGCCAGAAACCGCTCGGAGATGCCATACTCTGTCAGCCGCGAAAGCTTCATCACTCCTCTTGGTGACGACCCCGAACTCCCCGCCCGCCGCGATTCACTGGAAGCGTGTTCGAAGGTCTCTGGATGCTGCGATCCACTGGAATACCTGCTCGTTCACCTCTCCCTGCGGGGGAGGTGAACCTTGCCGCACCCCGGCGATCACCACGCGATTCGCTCATCGGCGATGCACCTGACAGCATGTTCGGAGATCTTTGGGCACCGCAACTCGCTCGAATAGACACTCGTTCACCTCTCCCTTTGGGAGAGGTCGATTCGCCGAAGGTGAATCGGGTGAGGGCACCTGGCGCCAGCGACCCCTCACCCGTTTTGCCTGCGGCAAAACGACCTCCCCCTGAGGGGGAGGTGAACATATCCGGGGCCGGGTGCTTGCGATGGGATGCAATCATCGGCGATGAACCTGCCGGCGCGTTCGAAGGATTTGGGTTGTTACGATTCGTTTGAAGGTCTGCTCGTTCACCTCTCCCTTTGGGAGAGGCCGATTCGCCTTCGGCGAATGATGAACCTGCCGGCGTGTTCGAAGGATTTGGGGTGTTACGATTCGCTTGAAGATTGGCTCGTTCACCTCTCCCTTTGGGAGAGGTCGATTCGCCGAAGGCGAATCGGGTGAGGGCCCCCGCCCCGCGGCAGGCCTCCCGAATCGCCGCCCGCACACCCTCCGCATTCTTCAGGACATCCTCATTCGCAAACCGGATCACCCGGAATCCGTGGTCGCTCAACCATTGCGCGCGGACCCGGTCCGCGTCATGCTGTCCCGCATGCGAGGCGCCGTCGATTTCGATCACCAAACGGCGCTCGTGGCAGTAGAAGTCGACCACATACCGCCCGATGGGATGCTGGCGACGGAACTTGAGCCCCTCCAGGTGCCCGTTGCGCAGAAATCCCCAGACACGATTTTCGATGTTCGACATCGTCCGGCGCAGCCGACGCGCCCGCTGGATCATCGCGCGCGCATCGGGCCGCATGGAAAGGGCCTTTTCAGGCCGCGGTGTCGGCGCTCCCGTCTTCGGCATCGCGCTCACCCGCACAGCCCCATCCCGCACACCGTGCAGGTGTCGCAGCCGCCCACACGCGCCATCGTCCCGCCGCAGTCACGGCAAAACGACCGCCCGCAATGCCCGCACACCCACACCCCCAACACCAGATCCGTCACCAGCGGCGTCCCGCACAGACACAGAGGCACCGACATCACGCGGTGGTGCGCCGCCCCGTGCTCGCTTTCCCGCGACGGTGCCACCGGCTCCATCGCGCCCTCATCCGCCTTCCGCATCGCCCGCGCCATCTGCGACACCCCTTTGTCCCGAGTCGTTCGTGAAGGCACCGTCACACCGTGCCCGCTTTGTATCCCTGATCTGAGTCCCGGCCTGAGGAAGGCGGGCTCTGTCTGCTCGTACGTAGGATACTGCTCAAATGTTCAGTTGTCAAGACCGGCGGAGAGGGAGAAAAGCACAAAATGATATGGGGGTGGTAACCCGTTGCCAAACAAGAGGGTGGAAAATGAGGACTGAAAAAGGGGAAAAAGATGCCGGGGTTTTGTAACTCGGAGCGGCTTGACACTACTAAAGCAGTGTGGGGGACGCTGTTCGGTCAGCGGTAGGGGCCTACTATCCGCCACACCGTGTCTACCCACCGAACCCGGGCGTGAGCGACCGAACTCCGCCCGGGCGTTTTCATTTCATCCCTATTCGGTCACAAATAAAGTCCGGCCCGCACATAAACCCCTTGAAGCCGTCCTTGGCGAATGGGCGTGGCGCGATTACTTTCGCACGAGTGGTTGGCGTCACGCCGGAACGGACACGACACCAAACAGAAATGAGGCGGTCATGAGCGCGCGCGGAATGCTGCTGGCAGTGCTGATCGGGGCCCTGATCGGCGCCTGGAACATCGAGCCGGCCCAGGCCCAGTTGGGCGGGCTGAAAAAGAAGGCCGAAGAGAAAGCCAAGAAGGAAGCCGAGAAAAAAGCCCAGGAGGCGGTCGAAGGCAAGGAAGAGGCCCCGGCCGAAGAGTCCACGTCGCCGCAGGGCGAATCCGCCAAGGGCGAAGCCGCCGCCGGCGACGCGGCCGCCGAAAAGCAGGAGCCCGGTGCCGGCGTCTGGGTCAACTACGACTTTGTGCCCGGCAGCCGTGTCATCTTCTTCGATGATTTCTCCAAAGACGTGGTCGGCAACTTCCCCCAGCGCCTCGAGTTCATCGAAGGCAACATGGAGGTCGCCGAATGGAAGGGGCAGCGCTGGCTGCGCGCCTCCAGCGACAGCCGCTTCCAGATCCCCCTGCCCGAGGTGCTGCCCGACAAGTTCACCATCGAGTTCGACATGTATGCCCCCTACGGCTGGAACGAGACCAACCTCTGCGGCAGCGCCCGCGACGATTGGGACAACCGTGAGTTGACCGAAGCGCAGACCTGTTTCTGTGTCAACCCCTGGGACCAGTACGCCGGGCTGTTCCTCAACAGAACGAAGGCGTATATCGCCTCGCTGCACCTGCCCGATGAAGTGTTCGAGGACGTCTACCACTGCCGCATTCTCGGCGACGGCAAGTACATGAAGGCTTACATCAACGAGACCCGTGTCGCCAACGTCCCGAAGACCGCCTTCACCCGGAGCAACGCTCTTTGGTTCGACACCTACGCGCAGACCGAGCGGCCGGTGATGTTCACCAACTTCCGCGTTGCCGTCAGCGACAAGACCATCTACGACGCTCTCGCCGCCGACGGGCGCGTCGCGACCCACGGCATCCTCTTCGACTCCGGCTCCGACAAGATCCGTCCCGAGTCGACGCCGACGCTCAAGGAGATCGGGCAGATGCTGACCGATCATCCGGAACTGAAACTGTTGATCGAGGGGCACACCGACAACGTGGGCGATGACGCGTCCAATCAGACGCTCTCGGAGAAACGCGCCGCCGCGGTCAAGGGATACCTGATCGAGCATCACAAGATCGACGCGGCCCGCCTCGAATCGCAGGGCTTCGGCGAGACCAAGCCGGTCGCCGGCAACGACACACCCGAAGGCCGCCAGAACAACCGTCGCGTGGAGCTGGTGAAACTGTAAGGGCCGAACAAAGATTTCTTTCCGCCGCGGCGGACAGGCGTCGTCGTCCGCCTCCGGCGGACTCTTCCTCGCAATGACGAGGAGGTTCACCCGCCGACCATCAGCCAAATCCCGTCATTCCAAGCCGGCGCTCTTTGCCGGCTTGGAATCTTTGTTACCCCCCCGTCATTGCGAGCCCCGCGCTCTTTGCGGGGCGAAGCAATCTTTGTTTCCCCTGCGCCGAGCCAAAAGAGATTGCTTTCCGCCGCGGCGGACAGGCGTCGTCGTCCGCCTCCGGCGGACTCTTCCTCGCAATGACGAGGAGGTTCCCACGCTGCCCATCAGCCAAATCCCGTCATTCCAAACCGGCGCTCTTTGCCGGCTTGGAATCTTTGTTACCCTCCGTCATTGCGAGCCCCGCGCTCTTTGCGGGGCGAAGCAATCTTTGTTCACCCCCACTGCATCCGCTTCAATCTTGTCTTTTTTCCCCGCCGCCGATATCATCCCCACGGCGCCATGAACACCATGCCTGAATCATACAAGTGCCCGCATTGCGGCAAGGACGCCCAAATCGATCTGGCCCACGAACTGGAAAACGGCCAGACCGACCTGCGTCAATCCATCGACGGCCGTCAGAATCTGAAACTCGATCTGCCCAAACGACTCCTGGTTGCCTGCGACCACTGCCATCGGACGATGGTGATCCAGCCCTGAGACGCTCAGCCCCGATGCCCAACGATCTCGACATCCGCGCCCGCCAGGGGGAGATTCCCACCGACGAGGATCTCTTCTGGCCGCAGGCGATGCGTCAGGTGCAGCTGGGCATGCTGACGAGCGCGCACACCGCCGCGGGCGGCCTCCTGGCGCTCTCGCTGGTGGCCTGGGCGTTGGTGGTCGCGGCGTTGCTCTATGGCGCGGTGGGGGAGGAGCTGGTCTTCTGGCTTGTGCCGCTGGGGCTCTGGACACTCTCGGCGATCGCGGCATTGCGTGTTTTCATCGTCCGCCGCTACCGCTACTTCGCCAACTCGCCCGATTCCACCCGGCAGGCGGTGGCACGGATCGCCCGCAAGAAGATCCAACAATTGTATGTCGCCATCGCGCTCTGGGCATTCGGTGTTTTGTTTCTGTTGCTGGCGTTGTTACTTGAGCGCGGATAGAAGCCCCCGCCCCCCGTCCGGTTGATCGCGGAGCGGGAACCGGGACATCCGCCCACACAGCGCCATGCTCCGCCGTCTGCACATCCGCAACTTCGCCATTATCGAGGACCTCGAGCTGTCCTTCACTCCCGGCCTGACCGTGTTCACCGGCGAAACCGGCGCGGGCAAGACCATCCTCGTCGAAGCGATCCGCTTCCTGCTGGGCGGAAAGACCGGTGTCGAGATGATCCGCACCGGCGCCGACCGCGCCGTGGTGGAGGGGGACTTCGACGGCACGGTCATCCGCCGCGAACTGAGCGCCGCCGGGCGTTCGCGCTGCTTCCGCGACGAGGAACAACTCACGCTCGCCGAACTGGCGACGCTCGGCGAATCACTGGCCGACCACTGCGGCCAGCACGCGCACCAGGTGTTGCTGGATCCGTCGCGCCACCTCGAATGGCTCGACCGCGCCGCTGCCGCCATCGCGACCGCAGAACGGGTCCAATCCACCTGGTCCGAACTGTCGGCCGTCACGCAGAGCATCCGCGATCTCGAGGCGCGCATCGCCCGTCGCCGCGAGGAAGAGGAGCTGCGCGCCTTCCAGATGGGCGAAATCCGCGCCGCCGCGTTGCAGCCCGATGAGGAAGAGCAATTGAAGGCCGAGGCCACCGTCCTCAAGCATGCGCGCCGTCTGGCCGAATCCGCCGAACTGGCGCTGCAACTGCTCACCGACGAGGAGTCGTCGGTCGAGGGGGCCATCGGACGCGCCCGCCGCGAGGCCGAAAACGCCGCCCACATTGACCCGCGCTGGCAGGAGATTGTCGCGCCGCTCACCGCCGCCGGCGATGCCGTGGTCGATGCCGTGCGCGCCCTCACCCACTACCGCGACAGTCTCGCCTTCGATCCGATGCGCGCCGATCAGATCGAGACGCGTCTGTCGGAGATCTACCGGCTGAAGAAGAAGTATGGCGACTCCGTCGCCGCCATTCTCGCCCGTCTGGCCGAACTCGAATCCGAGCAGTCCTCGTCGGCCGCGCTCGACGATCAGTTGCGCGCCGCGGCGGCGCGCCGCCGTCAGCTCGAAGACACGCTGGTCGCTTTGTGCGCCGATCTATCGATCAAACGCCACACCGCCGCCAAATCGCTGGCCGCCGGCGCCAACGCGGTCATCGCGCGTCTCGGCATGGCCAAAGCGGCGGTGCGCATCGACCTGACACCGCACACCGAGGGCGGATTGGTGATTGACGGCCACCGCCTGCATGACACCGGCGCCGAGTCTGCCCAGTTTCTCTTTGAGGCCAATCCCGCCGAGGGCTTCAAGCCCCTGCACAAGATTGCCTCCGGCGGCGAACTCTCCCGCCTGCTTCTGGCCTTCAAGTCGGCGATTCAGGACAACGGGGCACAACGTGCTGCGACGAGGCCCCGGCGCGGTTCACCGTCCGCTCCGATGGCGCCCCCGCTCTACATTTTCGATGAGATCGACTCCGGCATCGGCGGGCAGACCGCCCACGCCGTCGCCCGCGAGATCAA encodes:
- a CDS encoding DUF559 domain-containing protein, with translation MPKTGAPTPRPEKALSMRPDARAMIQRARRLRRTMSNIENRVWGFLRNGHLEGLKFRRQHPIGRYVVDFYCHERRLVIEIDGASHAGQHDADRVRAQWLSDHGFRVIRFANEDVLKNAEGVRAAIREACRGAGALTRFAFGESTSPKGRGERANLQANRNTPNPSNTPAGSSFAEGESASPKGRGERADLQTNRNNPNPSNAPAGSSPMIASHRKHPAPDMFTSPSGGGRFAAGKTGEGSLAPGALTRFTFGESTSPKGRGERVSIRASCGAQRSPNMLSGASPMSESRGDRRGAARFTSPAGRGERAGIPVDRSIQRPSNTLPVNRGGRGVRGRHQEE
- a CDS encoding DNA repair protein RecN, whose product is MLRRLHIRNFAIIEDLELSFTPGLTVFTGETGAGKTILVEAIRFLLGGKTGVEMIRTGADRAVVEGDFDGTVIRRELSAAGRSRCFRDEEQLTLAELATLGESLADHCGQHAHQVLLDPSRHLEWLDRAAAAIATAERVQSTWSELSAVTQSIRDLEARIARRREEEELRAFQMGEIRAAALQPDEEEQLKAEATVLKHARRLAESAELALQLLTDEESSVEGAIGRARREAENAAHIDPRWQEIVAPLTAAGDAVVDAVRALTHYRDSLAFDPMRADQIETRLSEIYRLKKKYGDSVAAILARLAELESEQSSSAALDDQLRAAAARRRQLEDTLVALCADLSIKRHTAAKSLAAGANAVIARLGMAKAAVRIDLTPHTEGGLVIDGHRLHDTGAESAQFLFEANPAEGFKPLHKIASGGELSRLLLAFKSAIQDNGAQRAATRPRRGSPSAPMAPPLYIFDEIDSGIGGQTAHAVAREIKALAGDAQVFLITHLQQLATVADTHFRITKKTTAGRARVIVEPLSGDARVQELARMIAGDEVTDRALELAAELVNAKPRRKR
- a CDS encoding OmpA family protein → MSARGMLLAVLIGALIGAWNIEPAQAQLGGLKKKAEEKAKKEAEKKAQEAVEGKEEAPAEESTSPQGESAKGEAAAGDAAAEKQEPGAGVWVNYDFVPGSRVIFFDDFSKDVVGNFPQRLEFIEGNMEVAEWKGQRWLRASSDSRFQIPLPEVLPDKFTIEFDMYAPYGWNETNLCGSARDDWDNRELTEAQTCFCVNPWDQYAGLFLNRTKAYIASLHLPDEVFEDVYHCRILGDGKYMKAYINETRVANVPKTAFTRSNALWFDTYAQTERPVMFTNFRVAVSDKTIYDALAADGRVATHGILFDSGSDKIRPESTPTLKEIGQMLTDHPELKLLIEGHTDNVGDDASNQTLSEKRAAAVKGYLIEHHKIDAARLESQGFGETKPVAGNDTPEGRQNNRRVELVKL